A single genomic interval of Camelina sativa cultivar DH55 chromosome 11, Cs, whole genome shotgun sequence harbors:
- the LOC104725352 gene encoding alpha-dioxygenase 1-like isoform X1 — MKVIISLISSILLKFIHEDFREIYSRMSLLDRFLLLIVHGVDKMVPWHKLPVFLGLAYLEIRRHLHQEYNLLNVGQTPVGTRFDPANYPYRTADGKFNDPFNEGVGSQNSFFGRNCPPVDQKTKKLLRPDPMVVATKLLQRRKFLDTGKQFNMIAASWIQLMIHDWIDHLEDTHQIELVAPKEVANQCPLKSFRFFKTKEVPTGFFEIKTGSQNIRTPWWDSSVLYGSNSKKMERVRTYKDGKLKISEDTGLLLHDEDGLAISGDIRNSWVGLSALQALFIKEHNAVCDALKDDDSDLEDEDLYRYARLVTSAVIAKIHTIDWTTQLLKTDTLLAGMRANWYGLLGKKFKDSFGHAGSSILGGLVGMKKPQNHGVPYSLTEEFTSVYRMHSLLPDQLQMRDIDVVPGTNKSLPLMEEIHMENLIGRKGEQNMSQIGFTKLMVSMGHQASGALELMNYPMWLRDIVPQDTNGQERPDHVDLAALEIYRDRERNVARYNDFRRAMFMIPIDKWEDLTDDVEAIEVLDDVYGGDIEELDLLVGLMAEKKIKGFAISETAFYIFLIMASRRLEADRFFTSEFNETIYTKKGLEWVNTTESLKDVFDRHYPEMTDKWINSESAFSVWDSPPVTKNPIPLYLRIPS; from the exons ATGAAAGTAATCATTTCTCTAATCTCTTCTATTTTGCTTAAATTTATCCACGAAGACTTCCGTGAGATTTATTCAAGAATGTCCCTCCTCGATCGTTTCCTACTTCTT ATCGTGCATGGAGTGGATAAGATGGTTCCATGGCACAAGCTTCCGGTTTTCTTGGGTTTAGCCTATCTTGAAATACGTAGGCATCTTCACCAAGAATACAATCTTCTCAACGTCGGTCAAACTCCGGTTGGAACCCGGTTTGATCCTGCTAATTATCCGTACCGGACTGCTGACGGAAAATTCAATGATCCGTTTAATGAAGGCGTCGGCAGTCAAAATAGCTTCTTCGGAAGAAATTGTCCTCCGGTTGATCAGAAAACAAAG aagttaTTGAGGCCAGATCCTATGGTGGTGGCGACAAAACTATTACAAAGGAGAAAGTTTCTCGACACAGGAAAACAATTCAATATGATTGCAGCTTCTTGGATTCAATTAATGATCCATGATTGGATTGATCATCTTGAAGATACTCACCAG ATCGAGCTTGTGGCTCCAAAAGAAGTAGCGAACCAGTGTCCTTTAAAGTCCTTTAGGTTCTTCAAGACAAAGGAAGTCCCTACCGGTTTTTTCGAAATCAAGACCGGTTCACAAAATATCCGTACACCTTGGTG GGATTCGAGCGTCCTCTATGGAAGCAACTcaaaaaaaatggagagagTAAGAACTTACAAAGATGGTAAACTTAAGATATCGGAGGACACCGGTCTCCTTCTCCATGATGAAGACGGTTTAGCCATCTCTGGTGACATTCGTAACAGTTGGGTCGGCCTCTCCGCCTTGCAAGCTCTCTTCATCAAAGAACACAACGCCGTATGCGACGCCCTCAAG GATGACGATAGTGATTTGGAAGACGAAGATTTGTACCGCTACGCGAGGCTAGTAACCTCAGCAGTGATAGCCAAGATTCACACTATAGATTGGACAACCCAGCTTCTCAAAACCGACACTTTACTAGCTGGAATGCGAGCGAATTG GTACGGACTACTAGGAAAGAAGTTTAAAGATTCTTTCGGACATGCTGGCAGTTCGATCTTGGGAGGTCTCGTGGGTATGAAAAAACCGCAAAATCATGGTGTCCCATATTCTCTAACCGAAGAGTTCACTAGCGTGTACCGAATGCACTCTCTCTTACCTGATCAACTCCAGATGCGTGACATTGATGTTGTACCGGGAACTAATAAATCACTACCGTTGATGGAAGA GATTCATATGGAAAATTTGATTGGTCGTAAAGGCGAACAAAACATGTCTCAGATTGGATTCACTAAGCTAATGGTCTCAATGGGTCACCAAGCAAGTGGAGCACTTGAACTGATGAACTATCCAATGTGGTTAAGAGATATTGTTCCCCAAGACACCAACGGCCAAGAACGTCCAGACCACGTCGACTTAGCTGCTTTAGAGA TCTACCGGGACAGGGAGAGGAATGTGGCACGGTACAACGATTTTAGGAGAGCTATGTTTATGATTCCGATTGACAAGTGGGAAGATCTAACGGATGATGTGGAAGCGATTGAAGTGCTGGATGATGTGTATGGTGGTGATATAGAGGAGCTTGATCTTCTAGTTGGACTTATGGCAGAGAAGAAAATCAAAGGTTTCGCTATTAGTGAGACTGCTTTTTATATTTTCCTCATCATGGCCTCAAG GCGATTAGAAGCGGATAGATTTTTCACAAGCGAATTCAATGAAACGATTTATACAAAGAAGGGACTTGAATGGGTGAATACTACAGAGAGTCTCAAGGATGTGTTTGATCGTCATTATCCCGAAATGACCGACAAATGGATAAATTCCGAAAGCGCATTTTCAGTATGGGATTCTCCACCAGTTACCAAAAATCCAATCCCTCTCTATCTCCGAATTCCCTCTTAA
- the LOC104725353 gene encoding uncharacterized protein LOC104725353: MRPQSSPISEMDATDDMHEALFAKRGCCFLMPCLASSKPSNHGGSLWWQRIRTVEPDQRRWWIRGWRKMREWSELVAGPRWKTFIRRFGRNRCCGGGGGGNIGGGGECAGNHNHGKFRYDPLSYSLNFDDGKQTGHFDDEFPYRDYSMRFAAPSLPVSTKCSIDFDIDKDAPPFRK, encoded by the coding sequence ATGAGACCTCAATCGTCGCCGATCTCTGAAATGGACGCCACCGACGATATGCACGAAGCATTGTTCGCGAAGAGAGGCTGTTGTTTCCTTATGCCATGCCTTGCCTCATCCAAGCCGTCGAATCACGGCGGATCTTTGTGGTGGCAACGGATCAGGACCGTGGAGCCTGACCAACGACGATGGTGGATTCGAGGGTGGCGGAAGATGAGAGAGTGGTCTGAGCTCGTCGCTGGTCCTAGGTGGAAGACTTTTATCCGCCGATTCGGACGCAACCGCTgctgcggcggaggaggaggaggaaacatCGGTGGTGGTGGCGAATGCGCTGGAAACCATAATCACGGTAAATTCCGGTACGATCCGTTGAGCTACTCGTTAAATTTCGATGACGGGAAACAAACCGGACACTTCGACGACGAGTTTCCGTACCGAGATTACTCGATGAGGTTCGCCGCGCCTTCCTTGCCGGTCTCTACTAAATGCTCTATCGATTTCGATATAGACAAGGACGCGCCGCCGTTTCGCAAGTGA
- the LOC104725352 gene encoding alpha-dioxygenase 1-like isoform X2: protein MKVIISLISSILLKFIHEDFREIYSRMSLLDRFLLLIVHGVDKMVPWHKLPVFLGLAYLEIRRHLHQEYNLLNVGQTPVGTRFDPANYPYRTADGKFNDPFNEGVGSQNSFFGRNCPPVDQKTKLLRPDPMVVATKLLQRRKFLDTGKQFNMIAASWIQLMIHDWIDHLEDTHQIELVAPKEVANQCPLKSFRFFKTKEVPTGFFEIKTGSQNIRTPWWDSSVLYGSNSKKMERVRTYKDGKLKISEDTGLLLHDEDGLAISGDIRNSWVGLSALQALFIKEHNAVCDALKDDDSDLEDEDLYRYARLVTSAVIAKIHTIDWTTQLLKTDTLLAGMRANWYGLLGKKFKDSFGHAGSSILGGLVGMKKPQNHGVPYSLTEEFTSVYRMHSLLPDQLQMRDIDVVPGTNKSLPLMEEIHMENLIGRKGEQNMSQIGFTKLMVSMGHQASGALELMNYPMWLRDIVPQDTNGQERPDHVDLAALEIYRDRERNVARYNDFRRAMFMIPIDKWEDLTDDVEAIEVLDDVYGGDIEELDLLVGLMAEKKIKGFAISETAFYIFLIMASRRLEADRFFTSEFNETIYTKKGLEWVNTTESLKDVFDRHYPEMTDKWINSESAFSVWDSPPVTKNPIPLYLRIPS from the exons ATGAAAGTAATCATTTCTCTAATCTCTTCTATTTTGCTTAAATTTATCCACGAAGACTTCCGTGAGATTTATTCAAGAATGTCCCTCCTCGATCGTTTCCTACTTCTT ATCGTGCATGGAGTGGATAAGATGGTTCCATGGCACAAGCTTCCGGTTTTCTTGGGTTTAGCCTATCTTGAAATACGTAGGCATCTTCACCAAGAATACAATCTTCTCAACGTCGGTCAAACTCCGGTTGGAACCCGGTTTGATCCTGCTAATTATCCGTACCGGACTGCTGACGGAAAATTCAATGATCCGTTTAATGAAGGCGTCGGCAGTCAAAATAGCTTCTTCGGAAGAAATTGTCCTCCGGTTGATCAGAAAACAAAG ttaTTGAGGCCAGATCCTATGGTGGTGGCGACAAAACTATTACAAAGGAGAAAGTTTCTCGACACAGGAAAACAATTCAATATGATTGCAGCTTCTTGGATTCAATTAATGATCCATGATTGGATTGATCATCTTGAAGATACTCACCAG ATCGAGCTTGTGGCTCCAAAAGAAGTAGCGAACCAGTGTCCTTTAAAGTCCTTTAGGTTCTTCAAGACAAAGGAAGTCCCTACCGGTTTTTTCGAAATCAAGACCGGTTCACAAAATATCCGTACACCTTGGTG GGATTCGAGCGTCCTCTATGGAAGCAACTcaaaaaaaatggagagagTAAGAACTTACAAAGATGGTAAACTTAAGATATCGGAGGACACCGGTCTCCTTCTCCATGATGAAGACGGTTTAGCCATCTCTGGTGACATTCGTAACAGTTGGGTCGGCCTCTCCGCCTTGCAAGCTCTCTTCATCAAAGAACACAACGCCGTATGCGACGCCCTCAAG GATGACGATAGTGATTTGGAAGACGAAGATTTGTACCGCTACGCGAGGCTAGTAACCTCAGCAGTGATAGCCAAGATTCACACTATAGATTGGACAACCCAGCTTCTCAAAACCGACACTTTACTAGCTGGAATGCGAGCGAATTG GTACGGACTACTAGGAAAGAAGTTTAAAGATTCTTTCGGACATGCTGGCAGTTCGATCTTGGGAGGTCTCGTGGGTATGAAAAAACCGCAAAATCATGGTGTCCCATATTCTCTAACCGAAGAGTTCACTAGCGTGTACCGAATGCACTCTCTCTTACCTGATCAACTCCAGATGCGTGACATTGATGTTGTACCGGGAACTAATAAATCACTACCGTTGATGGAAGA GATTCATATGGAAAATTTGATTGGTCGTAAAGGCGAACAAAACATGTCTCAGATTGGATTCACTAAGCTAATGGTCTCAATGGGTCACCAAGCAAGTGGAGCACTTGAACTGATGAACTATCCAATGTGGTTAAGAGATATTGTTCCCCAAGACACCAACGGCCAAGAACGTCCAGACCACGTCGACTTAGCTGCTTTAGAGA TCTACCGGGACAGGGAGAGGAATGTGGCACGGTACAACGATTTTAGGAGAGCTATGTTTATGATTCCGATTGACAAGTGGGAAGATCTAACGGATGATGTGGAAGCGATTGAAGTGCTGGATGATGTGTATGGTGGTGATATAGAGGAGCTTGATCTTCTAGTTGGACTTATGGCAGAGAAGAAAATCAAAGGTTTCGCTATTAGTGAGACTGCTTTTTATATTTTCCTCATCATGGCCTCAAG GCGATTAGAAGCGGATAGATTTTTCACAAGCGAATTCAATGAAACGATTTATACAAAGAAGGGACTTGAATGGGTGAATACTACAGAGAGTCTCAAGGATGTGTTTGATCGTCATTATCCCGAAATGACCGACAAATGGATAAATTCCGAAAGCGCATTTTCAGTATGGGATTCTCCACCAGTTACCAAAAATCCAATCCCTCTCTATCTCCGAATTCCCTCTTAA